Genomic window (Rossellomorea aquimaris):
CTTCTCTTAGGATGGTGGCGAGTTCCTTACTCATGATCGCTTGTTCTTTATTTTCTTCGAGCTTTTCTTTTAATTTCTTCCCGCTGACCTGGTCAATGGAGTCAAGCAGCTTTTCAAGGGAATCAAATTCTTTTAGCAGCTTGATCGCCGTTTTCTCACCTACACCCGGTACGCCTGGAATATTATCAGAGCTATCCCCCATCAGACCTTTCATATCGATGATGCGATCAGGTGTGATTTCCCACTTTTCTTTTATGTGCTCCGGAGTGTACACTTCAATATCCGTTATGCCTTTTCTCGTAATACAAACCGTCGTAGTCTTCGAGCTTAACTGTGTTAAATCCTTATCCCCGGAATACACCTTTACCTCGTACCCGTCAGATTCCGCTTGCAGGGAGAGCGTTCCGATAATATCATCCGCTTCATAGTTTTCTTTTTCATAACGCTTAATTCCGTATGCATCCAAAAGCTCGCGGATATACGGAAATTGCTCGGACAATTCCGGTGGAGTCTTTTGTCTGCCGCCTTTGTATTCCTTGAATGTCTTATGTCTGAAAGTCGTTTTCCCTGCATCAAAGGCGACTAAAATATGTGATGGTTTTTCGTCTTCGAGTATTTTTTGCAGCATGGTTGTAAAACCATATACTGCGTTTGTATGTACACCTTTGTCGTTATTTAATAAAGGCAGTGCAAAGAACGCACGGTAAGCAATACTATTGCCGTCGATCAATACTAATTTTTTGGACATGTAAGTACCTCCTGTAAAGGCTTCTGATTCTATATGTTCATTCTATCATGTTGGTGAATGAAAGGAAAAATGGGGGCCTTATTAAGTGGTCAAAGTAAACGAATAAATAGCCTAACTTAAGAGACCAAAACAAAAAAACTGTTAAAGAATGAGATCACCTCAATCTTCAACAGTTTCTTCTTTTATTCCGTATACCCCATCAACAGCCTTGCATATGGCGAGTCAGACGGTAAGATGATTACCGTTTTATCATCCACTGTTTTCTTATATGTTTCCAGTGTTTTATATAGGTCATAGAAATCGGGATCCTTGGAGAACGATTTGTTGTAGATTTGTGCAGCTTCAGATTCTCCTTCTGCCCTGATGACATTGGCGTCTGCTCCAGCTTTTGCCAGAAGCTCCTTTACTTCACGATCTGTTTCAGCGGTAATTCGTTGTTTCTCGGCATCCCCCATTGAGAGGTATTCCTGTGCCTTTGATTCACGTTCTGAAATCATACGCGTATAGACAGAGTTCTCATTTGCTTCCGGTAAATCCGTACGCTTCATGCGGACATCCTGAACGACGATCCCGTATCCATCCCGTTCAAGAAGCTCGTTCACTTTGTCCGTCACCCGATCGTTCAAACTTCCCCGGGAAGACTTTTCATCATTGATGATTTCATCATACTCCAATTGTCCGAGCTCCGACCTGACGACTGAGTAGATGAACTCTTCCATTTTCGTCTCTGCGTTGATGACCGTCCTTGCATTCTTGATCATTTTAAGAGGATCTTCGATACGCCACACGGCATAATTGTCTATGAGCATCCGCTTCTTATCTTTCGTATTGATTTCAGCTTCCGTCACATCATATGTCATTTGATGCTTGGGCAGGGTTGTAACAGACTGAATGAA
Coding sequences:
- a CDS encoding protease modulator HflC — translated: MSDQNVFDINQKKKEPIEWKRYTKLGIFLVILAAVLLLLFNSLFIVKEGEYKVVRQFGEVVRIDKEPGLKYKLPFIQSVTTLPKHQMTYDVTEAEINTKDKKRMLIDNYAVWRIEDPLKMIKNARTVINAETKMEEFIYSVVRSELGQLEYDEIINDEKSSRGSLNDRVTDKVNELLERDGYGIVVQDVRMKRTDLPEANENSVYTRMISERESKAQEYLSMGDAEKQRITAETDREVKELLAKAGADANVIRAEGESEAAQIYNKSFSKDPDFYDLYKTLETYKKTVDDKTVIILPSDSPYARLLMGYTE